From a region of the Paraburkholderia caribensis genome:
- a CDS encoding MFS transporter, translating into MDNRSGGGVMKAADAAANVSATKALPWYRDISWPQWRVLIAAWGVWVMDAVDFLAITFVLNDIAKHFDVPLSTASLLLFATYGVRWIGGLMFGSLSDRIGRKIPLVITLAWFTAGAVLTGVSWSFASLAVFRLLLGFGMAPGFSLGATMVAESWPEKHRAIGIGILDTGWGLGAIGAAIAYDLVYPHFGWRGMFFVGVIPAILLGVFILLCVPESQAFRASGRKLRTPLRDNPAVVLFRLYPRRVGYLALLMLVLCFGSWPFQGLFPTYLKSLSFEPLTITWLTMTSAVGQVFGFFASGFIAERLGRRAGISAMLGAGAVCVVALVYSVNQFLLAECFAFLSGFFLVGSSGIWGTILTENLPRDVRASGVGFLYNIGVVGGGIAPYIVLSTVKAASMTIALGIAVFTIGAALAAIVILRSVRETKGMQLSEIDAGGH; encoded by the coding sequence ATGGACAACCGGTCAGGAGGAGGCGTGATGAAAGCCGCCGATGCAGCCGCGAACGTTTCGGCCACGAAGGCGTTGCCCTGGTACAGGGACATTTCCTGGCCGCAATGGCGTGTTCTGATCGCCGCGTGGGGCGTGTGGGTGATGGACGCGGTCGACTTTCTCGCGATCACGTTCGTGCTGAACGACATCGCGAAGCATTTCGATGTGCCGCTCAGCACGGCCTCGCTGCTGCTGTTTGCGACGTATGGCGTGCGCTGGATAGGCGGCTTGATGTTCGGCAGCCTGAGCGACCGTATCGGACGCAAGATTCCATTGGTGATCACGTTGGCATGGTTCACGGCGGGCGCCGTGCTAACGGGGGTGTCGTGGAGTTTCGCATCGCTTGCCGTGTTCCGTCTGCTGCTCGGCTTTGGCATGGCGCCGGGCTTCTCGCTCGGCGCGACGATGGTCGCCGAATCGTGGCCCGAAAAGCACAGGGCGATCGGCATCGGCATTCTCGATACCGGTTGGGGGCTGGGCGCGATCGGCGCGGCGATTGCCTACGATCTCGTCTACCCGCACTTCGGATGGCGTGGCATGTTCTTTGTCGGCGTTATCCCGGCGATCCTGCTCGGCGTGTTCATTCTGCTGTGCGTGCCGGAATCGCAGGCGTTCAGGGCAAGCGGCAGGAAACTGCGCACGCCGTTGCGCGACAATCCCGCCGTCGTGCTGTTCAGGCTCTATCCGCGCCGCGTCGGCTATCTCGCGTTGCTGATGCTCGTGTTGTGCTTCGGATCGTGGCCGTTTCAGGGGCTCTTTCCTACCTATCTGAAGTCGCTTTCATTCGAGCCTTTGACGATCACCTGGCTCACGATGACGTCGGCGGTCGGACAGGTCTTTGGTTTTTTTGCGTCCGGTTTCATCGCGGAACGGCTCGGGCGGCGAGCGGGCATCAGTGCGATGCTAGGCGCGGGGGCGGTGTGCGTGGTGGCGCTGGTGTATAGCGTCAACCAGTTTCTGCTTGCCGAATGCTTTGCGTTCCTGAGCGGCTTTTTCCTGGTGGGATCGTCGGGCATCTGGGGGACGATACTGACGGAGAATCTGCCGCGCGACGTGCGTGCGTCGGGAGTGGGTTTCCTCTATAACATCGGCGTCGTAGGCGGCGGGATTGCACCGTACATCGTGCTGTCGACGGTCAAGGCGGCGAGTATGACGATCGCGCTGGGCATCGCGGTCTTCACCATCGGCGCGGCGCTGGCGGCGATCGTCATTCTGCGGTCGGTGCGCGAAACGAAGGGCATGCAGTTGAGCGAAATCGACGCCGGCGGGCACTAG
- a CDS encoding fumarylacetoacetate hydrolase family protein, translating into MKLLRYGPEGHEKPGLLDEQGAIRDASSLCADYTPAFFADGGIETLRGVDLARLPVVEGRPRLGSCIAQPGNFVAIGLNYVQHAIETNAPIPAEPIIFNKAPSCLSGPNDPVILPRGSTKCDWEVEIALVIGRRALYVPEETALDYVAGYCVCNDVSEREMQLEHGGQWVKGKMFPTFGPLGPWLVTPDEIDDVQNLGLWLELNGKRIQDSSTSDMIFRLATIVSYVSQHVLLQPGDVITTGTPPGVGLGMKPERFLKPGDVMELGVQGLGTQKQTVLAFEDSALA; encoded by the coding sequence ATGAAGCTACTCAGATACGGACCGGAAGGACACGAGAAACCCGGACTGCTCGACGAACAGGGCGCGATTCGCGATGCGTCGTCGCTATGCGCCGATTACACGCCCGCGTTCTTCGCGGACGGGGGAATCGAAACATTGCGCGGCGTGGACCTGGCTCGCCTGCCTGTGGTCGAAGGCAGACCGCGCCTCGGTTCGTGCATCGCGCAGCCAGGCAACTTCGTCGCCATCGGGCTCAACTACGTGCAACACGCTATCGAGACCAACGCGCCGATTCCCGCTGAGCCGATCATCTTCAACAAGGCGCCGTCGTGCCTCTCCGGCCCGAACGATCCTGTCATCCTGCCGCGCGGCTCGACCAAGTGCGATTGGGAAGTGGAGATCGCGCTGGTGATCGGACGGCGCGCGCTGTATGTGCCGGAAGAGACGGCACTCGACTACGTGGCTGGCTATTGCGTCTGCAACGACGTGTCGGAGCGCGAGATGCAACTCGAACATGGCGGGCAGTGGGTCAAGGGCAAGATGTTCCCGACCTTCGGCCCGCTCGGTCCGTGGCTCGTGACGCCCGACGAAATCGACGACGTGCAGAATCTCGGCTTGTGGCTCGAACTCAACGGCAAGCGCATCCAGGACTCGTCGACATCGGACATGATCTTCCGCCTTGCGACGATCGTGTCGTACGTCAGCCAACATGTGTTGCTGCAACCCGGCGACGTGATTACGACGGGCACGCCGCCCGGCGTTGGCCTCGGCATGAAGCCGGAGCGTTTCCTCAAACCGGGCGACGTGATGGAACTCGGTGTGCAAGGGCTCGGCACGCAGAAGCAGACCGTGCTCGCATTCGAAGATTCGGCGCTCGCTTGA
- a CDS encoding shikimate dehydrogenase family protein, which produces MNIDGATRLYAIIGDPVAQVRSPSVYTAHFARHDMPAVMFAAQASRDSFDTAMRGLMSLGNLDGLLITSPHKAVALAFADRLSTRAQIVGAINALRREPDGSWTGDMFDGVGFVSAAQKVMPVEAKRVLLFGCGGAGAAIAAELAAHGVHAISLVDPDANRATTLRDALAGHFRTCDVSVGSAGAKYDIVVNASVVGMKDDDGLPGDPGAIGAGTLVGDVVLRPPATPTMLVGLARERGAHVVTGQDMHGGQVDAILAFFDKGAR; this is translated from the coding sequence ATGAACATCGACGGCGCCACCCGGCTGTACGCGATCATTGGCGACCCTGTCGCGCAAGTGCGCTCGCCATCGGTCTACACGGCGCACTTCGCGCGCCACGACATGCCTGCCGTGATGTTCGCGGCGCAAGCCAGCCGTGATTCGTTCGATACAGCGATGCGCGGCCTGATGTCGCTCGGCAATCTCGACGGCTTGCTGATCACGTCGCCGCACAAGGCCGTCGCGCTCGCGTTCGCCGACCGTCTGTCGACACGGGCGCAAATCGTCGGCGCGATCAATGCGTTGCGTCGCGAGCCTGACGGAAGCTGGACGGGCGACATGTTCGACGGCGTCGGCTTCGTGAGCGCGGCCCAGAAAGTCATGCCCGTCGAGGCAAAGCGCGTATTGCTGTTCGGCTGCGGCGGCGCGGGCGCCGCGATTGCCGCCGAACTGGCGGCGCATGGCGTCCACGCGATTTCGCTCGTCGATCCCGATGCGAACCGGGCCACGACCTTGCGCGATGCGTTGGCCGGACATTTTCGCACTTGCGATGTGAGCGTCGGCAGTGCTGGTGCGAAGTACGACATTGTCGTCAACGCTTCCGTCGTCGGGATGAAAGATGATGACGGCTTGCCCGGCGATCCCGGCGCGATTGGCGCGGGAACGCTGGTGGGCGACGTCGTGCTGAGACCGCCCGCCACGCCGACTATGCTCGTGGGCCTCGCGCGGGAACGCGGCGCTCATGTGGTCACGGGCCAGGACATGCACGGCGGCCAGGTCGACGCGATCCTCGCATTCTTCGACAAAGGAGCCCGATGA
- a CDS encoding acyl CoA:acetate/3-ketoacid CoA transferase translates to MHIISTTEAASLVRDEDAVLISGSGGGHSVPEALLAAVEARFMSAGAPRNLTSISVVGVGDRAALGASHLAHEGLLRRAITSALVDSPGLVTLAAADKIEAYTFPQGVLSQLMRDMAGGRPGLITKTGLHTFVDPRQQGARQSPCTPAEFVELIELDGEEWLRFKPVPIDVAFLRGTTADEDGNITMEQEAVLGEMLAMAQATRRAGGIVVVQVKRMATRNTLPPKQVKIPGILVDFVVVVPDQRQTYATDYDPSYAGELRVPLSEIKPLPFGPRKVIVRRAALELYPGAVCNLGAGVSTGLSTVAAEEGLLDKVILTNEQGLIGGAPITGRDSGGAQNFAAMIEQPSQFDFYDGGGLDLAFLSFAEVDAQGNVNISRFGDKIIGVGGFINISQNAKCVIFSGTLTAGGLDIGWEAGRTVIREEGRHKKFVRKLEQVCYNAAFARERGQTALYVTERAVFRIGARGLELIEVAPGVDVERDIFAQMEFRPQVSPDLRTMDARLFQPARLGIHDEVVARERRFRSARIAQWLAEAQR, encoded by the coding sequence ATGCACATCATTTCAACGACCGAAGCGGCGTCGCTGGTGCGCGACGAAGACGCTGTTCTCATCAGCGGCTCGGGCGGCGGGCATTCGGTGCCCGAAGCCTTGCTTGCGGCAGTGGAGGCACGCTTCATGAGCGCGGGCGCGCCGCGCAATCTGACGTCGATCAGCGTGGTCGGCGTGGGCGATCGCGCGGCGCTGGGCGCGAGCCACCTCGCGCATGAAGGGCTGCTGCGTCGGGCGATCACGAGCGCGCTGGTCGATTCGCCCGGGCTCGTCACGCTTGCTGCCGCCGACAAGATCGAGGCCTACACGTTTCCGCAAGGTGTGCTGTCGCAATTGATGCGCGACATGGCAGGCGGCCGGCCTGGCCTGATCACGAAAACAGGACTGCACACCTTCGTCGATCCGCGTCAGCAAGGCGCGCGGCAAAGCCCGTGCACGCCCGCGGAGTTCGTCGAACTGATCGAACTCGACGGCGAAGAATGGCTGCGCTTCAAGCCTGTGCCGATCGACGTCGCATTCCTGCGCGGCACCACGGCCGATGAAGACGGCAACATCACGATGGAGCAGGAGGCCGTGCTCGGCGAAATGCTGGCGATGGCGCAAGCGACGCGCCGCGCAGGCGGCATCGTGGTCGTTCAGGTCAAACGGATGGCGACGCGCAACACACTGCCGCCCAAGCAGGTGAAGATTCCCGGCATTCTCGTCGACTTCGTGGTCGTCGTGCCCGACCAGCGGCAGACCTATGCGACGGATTACGACCCGAGCTACGCGGGCGAATTGCGCGTGCCGCTATCGGAAATCAAGCCGTTGCCGTTCGGGCCGCGCAAGGTCATCGTGCGGCGCGCCGCGCTCGAACTGTATCCGGGCGCCGTGTGCAATCTCGGTGCGGGTGTTTCGACGGGGTTGTCGACGGTTGCTGCCGAAGAGGGGTTGCTCGACAAGGTGATCCTGACCAACGAACAGGGTCTGATAGGCGGCGCGCCGATTACGGGCCGCGATTCGGGCGGCGCGCAGAACTTCGCCGCGATGATCGAACAGCCGTCGCAGTTCGACTTCTACGACGGCGGCGGCCTCGATCTCGCGTTCCTTTCGTTTGCCGAAGTCGACGCGCAAGGCAACGTGAATATCAGCCGCTTCGGCGACAAGATCATCGGCGTGGGTGGCTTCATCAACATCAGCCAGAACGCGAAGTGCGTGATCTTCAGTGGCACATTGACGGCGGGCGGTCTCGATATCGGATGGGAAGCGGGGCGGACGGTCATACGCGAAGAAGGCCGTCACAAGAAATTCGTGCGCAAGCTCGAACAGGTTTGCTACAACGCAGCGTTTGCGCGCGAGCGCGGACAGACCGCGCTGTATGTCACCGAGCGCGCCGTGTTCCGGATCGGTGCGCGAGGGCTCGAACTGATCGAAGTGGCGCCGGGCGTCGATGTCGAACGCGACATCTTCGCGCAGATGGAGTTTCGGCCGCAGGTGTCGCCGGATCTCAGGACCATGGACGCGCGCCTGTTCCAACCCGCGCGGCTCGGCATTCACGACGAAGTGGTGGCGCGCGAACGCCGCTTCCGTTCGGCGCGCATCGCACAGTGGCTCGCGGAGGCACAGCGATGA
- a CDS encoding MaoC family dehydratase, with translation MAIKGVEIGQEFRFAKTVGETDVTLFAGLTGDFSDTHINEQYMQEKSSIGTRIAHGALLVGYMSTASTISIAHVIHRNDLEEFPVSAGYDRIRFIRPVLLGDTVTVIYRVAEIDEEKRRSTADMEVVNQRGEVVAAGRHIMKWAKKLSSK, from the coding sequence ATGGCTATCAAGGGCGTGGAGATCGGACAGGAATTCAGGTTCGCCAAAACGGTGGGCGAAACCGATGTGACGCTGTTCGCGGGGCTGACGGGCGACTTCAGCGACACCCACATCAACGAGCAGTACATGCAGGAGAAGTCGTCGATCGGCACGCGCATCGCGCATGGCGCGCTGCTGGTCGGCTACATGTCGACGGCGTCGACGATCAGCATTGCGCATGTGATCCATCGCAACGATCTCGAGGAATTCCCGGTATCGGCGGGATACGACCGCATCCGTTTCATTCGTCCCGTGCTGTTGGGCGATACGGTCACGGTGATCTACCGGGTCGCCGAGATCGACGAGGAGAAGCGCCGCAGCACCGCGGACATGGAGGTCGTGAACCAGCGCGGCGAAGTCGTCGCGGCGGGGCGTCACATCATGAAGTGGGCAAAGAAGCTTTCATCGAAGTAA